The Populus trichocarpa isolate Nisqually-1 chromosome 2, P.trichocarpa_v4.1, whole genome shotgun sequence genome has a window encoding:
- the LOC7468742 gene encoding uncharacterized protein LOC7468742 isoform X1 produces the protein MEEASNGKIEERQEVIEEVEVVGSGAKLAREVVIDSTSELVKESLDESISSLDGSNGSNEEAEAKEKNAQVEEAAILEVVEKEVVDTAVGSTEFVVSVVEKLTETIEASVEKLENSDVVEEEVKETKEKVSDVVDVVSVSLNETDVIPPAVTDQTDGELPEVVLNATDGSFPAVTEVVSEKVEEKVLQSYEESNAAPPALTDAESKGSEEVKQAALEENIGESSINVDRETVENVESTTVVGSSDAFPETTGTTPIISLRQRNLRPSWKSCCGLFEALRPSDR, from the exons ATGGAGGAGGCTTCAAATGGGAAGATTGAGGAACGACAGGAAGTTATTGAGGAAGTTGAGGTTGTCGGTTCCGGGGCTAAGCTGGCGAGAGAAGTTGTTATTGATAGTACTTCTGAGCTAGTGAAAGAAAGTCTTGATGAGAGCATTTCGAGTTTGGATGGCAGCAATGGTTCAAACGAAGAGGCAGAAGCTAAAGAGAAAAATGCTCAAGTGGAGGAAGCGGCGATACTAGAAGTGGTGGAGAAAGAGGTGGTTGATACAGCTGTTGGATCAACCGAGTTTGTTGTATCTGTGGTGGAAAAATTGACTGAAACTATTGAAGCGTCAGTGGAGAAATTGGAAAATTCTGATGTGGTTGAAGAAGAAGTGAAAGAAACCAAAGAGAAGGTTTCTGATGTGGTTGATGTTGTATCTGTGTCTTTGAATGAGACTGATGTGATTCCTCCAGCTGTCACAGATCAGACTGATGGGGAATTACCTGAGGTGGTATTGAATGCAACAGATGGGTCGTTTCCTGCTGTAACAGAAGTAGTGTCTGAAAAAGTTGAGGAGAAAGTGTTGCAATCTTATGAAGAAAGCAATGCCGCTCCTCCAGCTTTGACCGATGCAGAGTCAAAGGGTAGCGAGGAAGTGAAGCAGGCTGCTTTGGAGGAAAATATTGGGGAATCATCGATTAATGTTGACAGGGAAACTGTGGAAAATGTCGAATCTACTACTGTAGTTGGAAGCAGTGATGCTTTTCCTGAAACCACAGGAACTACG CCTATTATATCACTTCGACAGCGTAACCTGCGCCCATCTTGGAAGAGCTGCTGTGGCCTTTTTGAAGCTCTGCGGCCCTCCGATAGATAA
- the LOC7468743 gene encoding taxadiene 5-alpha hydroxylase → MTIQICSLLFWALFCSTAMLLAIFLKHRKGCGKSDGKLPPGEMGLPWIGETIEFYRSQRDNQLFEEFVQPRITKYGKIFKTRLMGSPTIIVNGAEANRFFLSNEFKLVVSSWPTASVQLMGINSIMEKQGEKHRCLRGIIATSLGPAGLEILVPKICDSVQLYLDKNWNVREEISLYHSTKALTFTIVLECLLGLNFEPGTLNTFERVLEGVFAPPISFPGSKFSRAKKARREIKEMLIKVVREKRKKMESGLGGDEGMLFSQLVSGMIRGEISEEEVVDNVVLLVFAAHDTTSFAIAMTFKMLAEHPDCHSLLLQEHDDIMNKRRSGENLTMEDTKKMKYTWQVARESMRLFPPIFGSFRKAIADIEYEGFTIPKGWKVLWTTYGTHYNEEYFKDPLTFNPRRFEEPIPPYAYLPFGGGPRLCAGNQLAKLNILIFIHYVVTRYNWSLLCPGEQITMDPLPFPSHGMPIKVSLKSS, encoded by the exons ATGACCATACAAATATGCTCTTTGCTTTTCTGGGCTTTGTTTTGCTCAACAGCAATGCTCCTCGCCATTTTTTTGAAACACAGAAAAGGCTGCGGCAAGAGTGATGGAAAACTACCACCAGGGGAAATGGGACTTCCTTGGATCGGTGAAACAATAGAGTTCTACAGATCACAACGTGACAACCAATTGTTCGAAGAGTTTGTTCAACCACGGATCACAAAATATGGAAAGATATTCAAAACGAGGCTAATGGGTTCTCCAACAATCATCGTTAATGGTGCTGAAGCTAACCGGTTTTTCTTGTCCAACGAATTCAAGTTGGTAGTTAGCTCATGGCCTACTGCATCAGTTCAGCTCATGGGCATAAATTCCATCATGGAAAAGCAAGGGGAGAAGCACCGATGCCTTCGTGGAATAATCGCCACCAGCCTTGGCCCTGCAGGGCTTGAGATTTTAGTGCCAAAAATTTGCGACTCAGTTCAATTGTACCTAGATAAAAATTGGAATGTAAGAGAAGAGATCAGTCTTTACCATTCGACCAAAGCCTTGACGTTTACTATAGTTTTGGAGTGCTTGCTAGGGCTCAATTTTGAGCCTGGAACCCTGAATACTTTTGAGAGAGTTTTGGAAGGAGTTTTTGCACCACCTATTTCATTTCCTGGTTCCAAGTTTTCAAGAGCCAAGAAAGCAAGGCGGGAGATAAAAGAAATGTTGATTAAAGTAGTAAgggagaaaaggaagaagatggAAAGTGGTTTAGGGGGGGATGAAGGAATGTTATTTTCCCAATTGGTAAGCGGGATGATTCGAGGGGAGATCAGTGAAGAGGAGGTTGTTGATAATGTGGTTTTGCTAGTGTTTGCAGCTCATGACACAACATCTTTTGCCATTGCCATGACCTTCAAAATGTTAGCTGAGCATCCAGACTGCCATTCTCTCCTCCTTCAAG AACATGATGACATAATGAACAAGAGGAGATCTGGAGAAAATCTAACAATGGAAGACacgaagaaaatgaaatatacaTGGCAAGTTGCACGTGAAAGCATGCGGCTTTTTCCTCCTATCTTTGGCTCCTTCAGAAAAGCTATTGCTGACATTGAATATGAAGGATTCACGATTCCCAAAGGGTGGAAG GTTCTGTGGACAACATATGGCACCCACTACAATGAAGAATATTTCAAGGATCCTCTGACTTTTAATCCAAGAAGATTTGAGGAGCCAATTCCACCATATGCTTACCTTCCCTTCGGTGGAGGACCAAGACTTTGTGCAGGAAACCAACTGGCAAAGTTGAATATCCTCATCTTCATCCACTATGTTGTAACGCGTTACAATTGGTCCTTACTCTGCCCTGGTGAACAAATCACCATGGACCCTCTCCCATTCCCTTCCCATGGAATGCCCATCAAAGTTTCTCTCAAGTCATCTTAG
- the LOC7480729 gene encoding xyloglucan endotransglucosylase protein 1 translates to MSFVRSRKLSSMLLFTLLFACLMGASKGGNFFQDFDITWGDQRAKILNGGQLLTLSLDKASGSGFQSKNEYLFGQIDMQIKLVAGNSAGTVTAYYLSSQGSTHDEIDFEFLGNATGEPYILHTNVFSQGKGNREQQFYLWFDPTKAFHTYSIVWNQQRIIFLVDNIPIRVFHNLESIGVPFPNKQAMRIHSSLWNADDWATRGGLVKTDWTQAPFTASYRNFKANACIWSSASPCTSTSPNSVQDNAWQVQALDAPGRNRLRWVQQKYMIYNYCTDLKRFPQGLPPECKRSRFL, encoded by the exons ATGTCGTTCGTTCGTTCGAGAAAGCTTTCTTCAATGCTTTTGTTTACTCTGTTATTTGCCTGTCTGATGGGAGCCTCCAAGGGTGGCAATTTCTTCCAAGATTTTGACATCACCTGGGGCGATCAACGTGCTAAGATACTAAACGGTGGCCAACTTCTCACACTCTCTCTCGACAAGGCTTCTGGTTCTGGCTTTCAATCCAAGAATGAATACTTATTTGGCCAAATCGACATGCAAATCAAGCTAGTAGCAGGCAACTCGGCTGGTACTGTCACTGCATACTAT CTATCTTCTCAAGGGTCGACCCACGATGAGATTGACTTTGAGTTTTTGGGGAATGCAACTGGAGAGCCATATATTCTCCATACCAATGTGTTCTCCCAGGGGAAAGGCAACAGAGAACAACAATTCTATCTCTGGTTTGATCCCACTAAGGCTTTCCACACCTACTCCATTGTGTGGAACCAACAACGCATTAT TTTCTTAGTGGACAACATCCCAATAAGAGTGTTCCATAATCTGGAATCAATCGGTGTGCCATTCCCGAACAAGCAAGCCATGAGGATACATTCAAGTCTCTGGAATGCTGATGATTGGGCAACAAGAGGGGGGCTTGTAAAGACTGACTGGACACAAGCTCCTTTCACTGCTTCTTACAGAAATTTCAAAGCCAATGCTTGTATTTGGTCATCTGCATCACCTTGTACCTCCACCTCTCCCAATTCTGTGCAAGACAATGCCTGGCAAGTTCAAGCACTTGATGCCCCGGGGCGCAACAGACTTCGATGGGTGCAACAAAAGTACATGATTTACAACTACTGCACTGACTTGAAGCGGTTCCCTCAGGGTCTCCCACCTGAATGCAAGCGATCAAGATTTCTTTGA
- the LOC7468741 gene encoding peroxisomal and mitochondrial division factor 2, with the protein MADEMGMTNGVEENQVAVDNFYDLDQGERETELKQKIASLETEKKSLADENEEIKCQVEKLTAKFESVKSEESSLKLRVAELEREVEQSEETQRALESIAGRAAELETNVSRLQHDLISAMSEGDEANKEVAELKREVSEKEVKIEEVKKEKSEAEKKVRELERKIGVLEVKEIEEKSKKVRLEEDMREKVTEKDKEIIDCKKRIKELESLVVEKERLEKKLRESEEKVKEMEGKMVGLQKEAKEAEKVIGGLKERAREVINGIEIDSREKGFKVQSPVVAIGSVGAVAVAAAVVYVCYWRRR; encoded by the coding sequence ATGGCAGATGAGATGGGAATGACCAACGGTGTCGAAGAGAATCAGGTGGCTGTAGATAATTTCTACGATCTTGATCAAGGCGAAAGGGAGACAGAGCTTAAGCAAAAGATTGCGTCTTTGGAGACCGAGAAGAAGTCACTAGCCGATGAGAACGAAGAAATCAAATGTCAGGTCGAAAAACTGACGGCCAAGTTTGAATCGGTGAAATCAGAGGAGTCAAGTCTGAAGCTGAGGGTTGCGGAGTTGGAGAGGGAAGTTGAGCAATCGGAGGAGACCCAGAGAGCGCTTGAATCAATAGCAGGGAGAGCTGCAGAGCTGGAAACAAATGTTTCTAGGCTTCAACATGACTTGATTTCGGCGATGAGTGAAGGAGATGAGGCGAATAAGGAGGTTGCTGAGTTGAAGAGGGAGGTGAGTGAGAAGGAAGTGAAAATTGAAGAGGTGAAGAAGGAGAAATCGGAGGCGGAGAAGAAAGTGAGGGAACTGGAGAGAAAAATTGGTGTTTTGGAGGTCAAGGAGATCGAGGAGAAGAGTAAGAAAGTGAGGCTTGAGGAGGATATGAGAGAAAAAGTGACTGAGAAAGATAAAGAGATTATTGACTGTAAAAAGAGAATTAAGGAGTTGGAGAGTCTAGTGGTGGAGAAGGAGAGGTTGGAGAAGAAGTTGAGGGAGTCGGAAGAGAAGGTAAAGGAAATGGAAGGGAAGATGGTGGGGTTACAAAAGGAGGCCAAAGAGGCGGAAAAAGTGATTGGTGGATTGAAGGAGAGGGCTAGGGAGGTTATTAATGGGATCGAGATTGATAGTAGGGAGAAGGGGTTTAAGGTGCAGTCACCCGTGGTGGCCATAGGGTCAGTGGGTGCTGTTGCTGTTGCAGCTGCTGTGGTTTATGTTTGCTATTGGAGGCGGCGGTGA
- the LOC7480728 gene encoding xyloglucan endotransglucosylase protein 1, whose translation MSFSCPSKLSSMLLLVSLLGYLIGSSKGGNFFQDFDITWGDQRAKILNGGQLLTLSLDTASGSGFQSKNEYLFGRIDMQIKLIPGNSAGTVTTYYLSSQGPTHDEIDFEFLGNATGEPYVLHTNVFSQGKGDREQQFYLWFDPSKAFHTYSIVWNKQLIIFLVDNIPIRVFQNLESIGVAFPNKQAMRIYSSLWNADDWATRGGLVKTDWTQAPFIASYRNFKANACVWSPGSPCTSTSPNSVQDNAWQVQALDAPGRNRLRWVQQNYMIYNYCTDLKRFPQGLPPECK comes from the exons ATGTCATTCTCTTGTCCCAGTAAGCTTTCCTCAATGCTTCTATTAGTTTCGTTACTTGGTTATCTAATAGGATCCTCAAAAGGTGGCAATTTCTTCCAAGATTTTGACATCACCTGGGGCGATCAACGTGCTAAGATACTAAACGGTGGCCAACTTCTCACACTATCTCTTGACACTGCTTCTGGTTCTGGCTTCCAATCCAAGAATGAATACTTATTTGGCCGAATCGACATGCAAATCAAGCTAATACCAGGCAACTCGGCTGGTACTGTCACTACATACTAT CTATCGTCTCAGGGGCCGACCCACGATGAGATCGACTTTGAGTTTTTGGGCAATGCAACTGGAGAGCCATATGTTCTCCATACCAATGTGTTCTCCCAGGGGAAAGGCGACAGAGAACAACAATTCTATCTCTGGTTTGATCCCAGTAAGGCTTTTCACACCTACTCCATTGTGTGGAACAAACAACTCATTAT TTTCTTAGTGGACAACATCCCAATAAGAGTGTTCCAAAACCTGGAATCAATTGGTGTGGCATTCCCGAACAAGCAAGCCATGAGGATATATTCAAGTCTTTGGAATGCTGATGACTGGGCAACAAGAGGGGGGCTTGTAAAGACTGATTGGACACAAGCTCCTTTCATTGCTTCTTACAGAAATTTCAAAGCCAATGCTTGTGTTTGGTCACCTGGATCGCCTTGTACCTCCACCTCTCCCAATTCTGTGCAAGACAATGCCTGGCAAGTTCAAGCACTTGATGCCCCGGGGCGCAACAGACTTCGATGGGTGCAGCAGAATTACATGATTTACAACTACTGCACTGACTTGAAACGGTTCCCTCAGGGTCTCCCACCTGAATGCAAGTGA
- the LOC7480730 gene encoding phosphatidylglycerophosphate phosphatase 1, chloroplastic/mitochondrial, whose product MQCTTTTYVAPLPGCPMPTSLHSHLHRSHLRIVKSTCLYSSQHQTHSKNICSLALHPTSNCKRNGKEQKNSQTNNNKGYPDPDQNLSVFDRFQCSLDTNTNANQNPETENQEIEETGDTETGNQRGPLSNMWWTDLRAALGQRINVEGIVSSASVFVKDRHLALPHVVVPDIRYIDWGGLQARGFKGVVFDKDNTITVPYSLTLWGPLSPSIERCKSVFGNDIAVFSNSAGLFEYDHDGSKARALEKAIGIKVIRHRVKKPAGTSEEIEKHFGCKSSQLIMVGDRPFTDIVYGNRNGFLTVLTKPLSLAEEPFIVRQVRKLETSLMGYWFKRGLKPISHNLLPDAMQCVKDPPPQ is encoded by the exons ATGCAGTGCACCACCACCACCTATGTGGCTCCCTTACCCGGCTGTCCCATGCCAACTTCTCTTCACTCCCATCTTCATCGTTCCCATCTCAGAATCGTAAAATCCACCTGCTTGTACTCTTCACAGCACCAAACACACTCCAAAAACATATGCTCCCTCGCTCTTCACCCTACAAGCAATTGTAAAAGAAACGGCAAAGAGCAAAAAAATTCCCAAACTAACAATAATAAAGGCTACCCGGACCCAGATCAGAACCTTTCAGTTTTTGACCGATTTCAATGTTCTTTAGACACTAACACCAACGCTAACCAAAACCCAGAAACCGAAAaccaagaaattgaagaaacagGAGACACCGAAACTGGTAATCAGAGAGGGCCTTTATCAAACATGTGGTGGACGGATTTGAGAGCTGCATTAGGCCAAAGAATTAACGTTGAAGGCATTGTTTCTTCGGCTTCCGTGTTTGTTAAGGACCGGCATTTGGCTCTGCCTCATGTTGTAGTGCCTGACATAAGGTACATCGACTGGGGAGGGTTGCAAGCGAGAGGCTTTAAAGGTGTGGTGTTTGATAAGGATAACACTATTACTGTGCCTTACTCTTTGACGCTTTGGGGTCCTCTTAGTCCGTCCATTGAGAGGTGTAAATCTGTTTTCGGGAATGATATTGCCGTGTTCAGTAACTCTGCTG GTCTCTTTGAGTATGATCATGATGGCTCAAAAGCCAGGGCACTTGAGAAGGCAATTGGAATTAAAGTAATAAGGCACA GGGTAAAGAAACCTGCTGGAACAtctgaagaaattgaaaagcacTTTGGCTGTAAATCCTCACAACTTATAATG GTGGGTGATCGGCCTTTCACAGATATTGTTTATGGAAATCGAAATGGCTTTTTGACAGTATTAACGAAGCCACTGAGTCTTGCAGAGGAACCATTCATTGTTAGGCAG GTGCGGAAACTAGAAACCTCTCTTATGGGCTATTGGTTTAAACGAGGATTGAAGCCAATCAGTCATAATCTATTGCCAGATGCCATGCAATGCGTCAAAGATCCACCACCTCAGTAG
- the LOC7468742 gene encoding uncharacterized protein LOC7468742 isoform X2, whose protein sequence is MEEASNGKIEERQEVIEEVEVVGSGAKLAREVVIDSTSELVKESLDESISSLDGSNGSNEEAEAKEKNAQVEEAAILEVVEKEVVDTAVGSTEFVVSVVEKLTETIEASVEKLENSDVVEEEVKETKEKVSDVVDVVSVSLNETDVIPPAVTDQTDGELPEVVLNATDGSFPAVTEVVSEKVEEKVLQSYEESNAAPPALTDAESKGSEEVKQAALEENIGESSINVDRETVENVESTTVVGSSDAFPETTGTTRNLRPSWKSCCGLFEALRPSDR, encoded by the exons ATGGAGGAGGCTTCAAATGGGAAGATTGAGGAACGACAGGAAGTTATTGAGGAAGTTGAGGTTGTCGGTTCCGGGGCTAAGCTGGCGAGAGAAGTTGTTATTGATAGTACTTCTGAGCTAGTGAAAGAAAGTCTTGATGAGAGCATTTCGAGTTTGGATGGCAGCAATGGTTCAAACGAAGAGGCAGAAGCTAAAGAGAAAAATGCTCAAGTGGAGGAAGCGGCGATACTAGAAGTGGTGGAGAAAGAGGTGGTTGATACAGCTGTTGGATCAACCGAGTTTGTTGTATCTGTGGTGGAAAAATTGACTGAAACTATTGAAGCGTCAGTGGAGAAATTGGAAAATTCTGATGTGGTTGAAGAAGAAGTGAAAGAAACCAAAGAGAAGGTTTCTGATGTGGTTGATGTTGTATCTGTGTCTTTGAATGAGACTGATGTGATTCCTCCAGCTGTCACAGATCAGACTGATGGGGAATTACCTGAGGTGGTATTGAATGCAACAGATGGGTCGTTTCCTGCTGTAACAGAAGTAGTGTCTGAAAAAGTTGAGGAGAAAGTGTTGCAATCTTATGAAGAAAGCAATGCCGCTCCTCCAGCTTTGACCGATGCAGAGTCAAAGGGTAGCGAGGAAGTGAAGCAGGCTGCTTTGGAGGAAAATATTGGGGAATCATCGATTAATGTTGACAGGGAAACTGTGGAAAATGTCGAATCTACTACTGTAGTTGGAAGCAGTGATGCTTTTCCTGAAACCACAGGAACTACG CGTAACCTGCGCCCATCTTGGAAGAGCTGCTGTGGCCTTTTTGAAGCTCTGCGGCCCTCCGATAGATAA